One stretch of Amycolatopsis sp. NBC_00345 DNA includes these proteins:
- the rfbA gene encoding glucose-1-phosphate thymidylyltransferase RfbA, with translation MKGIVLAGGSGTRLHPITQAVSKQLLPVYDKPMIYYPISVLMLAGIREILIISTPSDLPNFRRLLGDGSQYGLSFSFAEQPSPNGLAEAFVIGADFVGDESVALVLGDNIFYGQGFSTTLGSAATDLDGCVLFGYQVKDPERYGVGEVDENGRLLSIEEKPEKPRSNNAITGLYFYDNEVVDISRNLKPSKRGELEITDVNLTYLRQNRANLIELSRGFAWLDTGTHDSLLEAGQFVQVLEHRTGVRIACLEEIALRMGFISPDECYALGTKLAKSGYGEYVMSVARSAGALG, from the coding sequence ATGAAGGGCATCGTGCTGGCCGGGGGCAGCGGGACGCGCCTGCACCCGATCACCCAGGCCGTGTCGAAGCAGCTGCTCCCGGTCTACGACAAGCCGATGATCTACTACCCGATCTCGGTGCTGATGCTGGCCGGGATCCGGGAGATCCTGATCATCTCGACGCCGTCCGACCTGCCGAACTTCCGCCGGCTGCTCGGTGACGGCAGCCAGTACGGGCTGTCGTTCTCGTTCGCCGAGCAGCCCAGCCCCAACGGGCTGGCGGAGGCGTTCGTGATCGGCGCGGACTTCGTCGGCGACGAGTCCGTGGCGCTGGTCCTCGGCGACAACATCTTCTACGGCCAGGGCTTCTCCACCACGCTGGGGAGCGCGGCCACCGACCTCGACGGCTGCGTGCTGTTCGGCTACCAGGTGAAGGACCCCGAGCGCTACGGCGTCGGCGAGGTCGACGAGAACGGGCGCCTGCTGTCCATTGAGGAGAAGCCCGAGAAGCCGCGCTCCAACAACGCGATCACCGGGCTGTACTTCTACGACAACGAGGTCGTCGACATCTCGCGCAACCTCAAGCCGTCGAAGCGCGGCGAGCTCGAGATCACCGACGTCAACCTCACTTACCTGCGCCAGAATCGCGCGAACCTGATCGAGCTGAGCCGTGGCTTCGCCTGGCTCGACACGGGCACGCACGACTCCCTGCTGGAGGCCGGGCAGTTCGTGCAGGTGCTGGAGCACCGGACGGGCGTGCGGATCGCCTGCCTGGAGGAGATCGCGCTCCGGATGGGGTTCATCAGCCCGGACGAGTGTTACGCGCTGGGCACGAAGCTGGCCAAGTCCGGTTACGGCGAGTACGTGATGTCCGTGGCGCGGTCCGCGGGCGCCCTCGGCTGA
- a CDS encoding sialidase family protein encodes MRRATPLIAFLTSLVVVAASLTPASAVVDKQPLVDGFGSYPRLVRLQYSAFGRGHILAALTSEDGGGKFTPIMESTDEGASFHKIGEVRDPDGKLGECCGTLYELPQRVGALRPGTLLWGASYRQDAGAQRRIGIKVWASRDGGHTWTFLSEAARSHNHDGIWEPEFNVDAGGTLWVNYADETQAPKYAQVINRVATTDGVHWGTKQVTLAIPPDRVRPGMPIVRRLPDGRYWFSYEICNYGDRYCDPYYKISSDGANWGDPADPGTRVTTANGDYFQHAQTVTLFPGGPHGVRLVMVGQIYTDAGGTPVAAKNGQVLLVNDNLGAGNWYEAPAPILITGIYNNFCPNYSSTLLPVDDGKGVLEVATQYDSGCKAYFGKGPMP; translated from the coding sequence ATGCGCCGTGCCACCCCCTTGATCGCGTTCCTCACCTCGCTGGTGGTGGTCGCCGCGAGCCTCACGCCCGCGTCCGCCGTGGTCGACAAACAGCCACTGGTGGACGGCTTCGGCTCGTACCCGCGGCTGGTGCGGCTGCAGTACTCGGCGTTCGGCCGCGGCCACATCCTCGCGGCGCTGACCAGCGAGGACGGCGGCGGCAAGTTCACGCCGATCATGGAGAGCACCGACGAGGGCGCGAGCTTCCACAAGATCGGCGAGGTCCGCGACCCCGACGGCAAGCTCGGCGAATGCTGCGGAACGCTCTACGAGCTGCCCCAGCGCGTCGGCGCGCTCCGGCCCGGGACGCTGCTCTGGGGCGCCAGCTACCGCCAGGACGCGGGCGCGCAGCGGCGCATCGGCATCAAGGTCTGGGCGAGCCGCGACGGCGGCCACACCTGGACGTTCCTCTCCGAGGCCGCCCGCTCACACAACCACGACGGCATCTGGGAACCGGAGTTCAACGTCGACGCGGGCGGCACGCTCTGGGTGAACTACGCCGACGAAACGCAGGCGCCGAAGTACGCGCAGGTGATCAACCGCGTCGCGACCACCGACGGCGTCCACTGGGGCACCAAGCAGGTCACCCTGGCCATCCCGCCGGACCGGGTGCGCCCCGGCATGCCGATCGTCCGGCGGCTGCCCGACGGCCGCTACTGGTTCAGCTACGAGATCTGCAACTACGGCGACCGCTACTGCGACCCGTACTACAAGATCTCCTCGGACGGCGCGAACTGGGGCGATCCGGCCGATCCGGGCACCCGCGTGACCACCGCGAACGGCGACTACTTCCAGCACGCCCAGACGGTCACGCTCTTCCCCGGCGGCCCCCACGGCGTGCGGCTGGTGATGGTCGGCCAGATCTACACCGACGCGGGCGGCACGCCGGTGGCCGCGAAGAACGGCCAGGTCCTGCTGGTGAACGACAACCTCGGCGCGGGCAACTGGTACGAGGCGCCCGCCCCCATCCTCATCACCGGCATCTACAACAACTTCTGCCCCAACTACTCGTCCACGCTGCTGCCGGTGGACGACGGGAAGGGCGTGCTGGAAGTCGCCACGCAGTACGACTCCGGCTGCAAGGCGTACTTCGGCAAGGGCCCGATGCCCTGA